Part of the Tenacibaculum sp. SZ-18 genome, GCATGGTTCCAGCAGGACCAATTTTAAAGTTATTTCTAGAACGCTCAGTTTGTGCTCCCCAGTACTTATCGGCAGGTACTTTTACCTCACCCATTGTGTCTTTTTCAATTCTATATTCCATTATTGTAATATTAATTTATAAATGGTTTCAAAGTTAATAAAACTAGTAGAATTGTTACTTTAAATAATTGTCGAAATATTTCATAAAAATGATAGATAATAAAGAAAATATATATTATTTTTGTCTCAATAATTATTTACTACAAAATTAAATGTTAGATTTTTCACAATTTTCAGGATTAGTATTATTCATGTTTATTTTTACAACTGGTTTTTGGTTGTTAATTTTTTTACTAACGTTTGTAGTTCCTTATTGGATAGGTGGAACTATTTGGGAAAACTTAAAATTAAAGAAAGAAGCTAAGAAAGCTGCTGAAGGAAAGTAGTTTTAAAATATATTATGAAAAGCCCGCAAATTTGCGGGCTTTTTTTATTTATAAGAATCAAAATTACATTATGAAAAATATAGTACTGTTCTTAATTAGTTTGATAATAATAAGTTTCCAAACTCCAAAGTCAGAAAAGAAGGAGAATATAGAGAGTTAATCTAGTTTCGCTCAACAAAAACAATTTATTGAAGATTATGCAAATGAAACACTGAAGAAAGGAAATGTAAATTCTATTTCTCTTGCGGTGTACAAGAATGGGGAGACGTATCATAATTTTTATGGCAAGATTAATGAAAATCAAGGAAAGCCTAATGATAGTACTCATTTTGAAATAGCTTCAATTTCAAAAGTATTTGCAGGATCTCTTGTTGCAAAAGCAGTTATCGAGAGGAAGATTCGATTAGATGATGATATTAGAAGTTTTTTAAAAGGAGAATATCCAAATTTAGAATTTGAAGGAATCCCTATTACGATAAAAAACCTATTAACCCATACTCTTGGGTTCAAAGAAAGGAGACCTCCAAAATTAGATAAGATTTGGAATGACGTATCTGAGGGTAAATATGAAGTTAAACCAATTGAGTATTCTATAGATGAATTTCTTGATGAACTAAAAACAGTAGAACTTGATAAGAAGCCAGGGACTTTTTATACCTATAACTCTGTTGGCTCTGAGTTAATAGCATACATTTTAGAACAGGTTTATAAAGATTCTTTTGAGAACATACTGGAATCTTTTTTGAAAAGTTTAGAAATGAATGACACATATTTAGAAGGTTGCAGAGAAGAAAGCAGATTTTTAATAACAGGTTATAATGATAAAGGAAATCAAGCTCCAAAAACAAGAAAAATACTCTTAGGTGCAGGAGGGGCCATGATTTCGACATTACCTGATTTGATTAAGTTTATGAAATTTCAATTAGAAAGCGAAGATCCATTAATCAAAGAATCCACAAAAGAGTTGTATTCAGACAGAGAAGGAGATAAAACGGATTATTTATGGGATGTTGATTTAGCAGAGGAAGAAGGATTTTATTACAAGAAAACTGGAACTTCAGATGGAGTTCAAAGTGTTTTACTTATTTGTCCTGATACAAATTATGGATTGATTTTAATCGTAAATAATACTTCAGAAAAAGCTTTTTATGATTGGGCAAATTTATATGATAGAATAGAGTCTGATTTGATAAAGTTCCCTCAAATTAATTTAGTTTCTACTTTAAAAAAAGATTTTATTAAAGAAACTGATAAAGCAATAGCAAACTACAAAAGTGAGGTTTTAAATAGTTCAAAGTATTTTTCGAAAGCTAGAGATTTGAATATTATAGGTTACCAATTATTAAATGAAAATAGAGTAGATGATGCTATCAAAGTATTTGAGTTAATGGTATCTGAATTTCCGGAAAATCCTTACGTATATGATAGTCTAGGCAAAGGATATTTTGAGAATAAGAATT contains:
- a CDS encoding serine hydrolase domain-containing protein, with product MYKNGETYHNFYGKINENQGKPNDSTHFEIASISKVFAGSLVAKAVIERKIRLDDDIRSFLKGEYPNLEFEGIPITIKNLLTHTLGFKERRPPKLDKIWNDVSEGKYEVKPIEYSIDEFLDELKTVELDKKPGTFYTYNSVGSELIAYILEQVYKDSFENILESFLKSLEMNDTYLEGCREESRFLITGYNDKGNQAPKTRKILLGAGGAMISTLPDLIKFMKFQLESEDPLIKESTKELYSDREGDKTDYLWDVDLAEEEGFYYKKTGTSDGVQSVLLICPDTNYGLILIVNNTSEKAFYDWANLYDRIESDLIKFPQINLVSTLKKDFIKETDKAIANYKSEVLNSSKYFSKARDLNIIGYQLLNENRVDDAIKVFELMVSEFPENPYVYDSLGKGYFENKNYKKALVNYEKSFASDATNTNAKDYILRIRKLLE